The Anabrus simplex isolate iqAnaSimp1 chromosome 1, ASM4041472v1, whole genome shotgun sequence genome window below encodes:
- the LOC137500528 gene encoding uncharacterized protein isoform X1, protein MKANYDTYLYKGSETSLRRILKAIGFVWNKGDPYAYVRENEDICFKRSCFLREYMRNKDSEKPKPVVFLDETWIFMNGSPTYSWNKPHKSGHDVQGVIRRPVSEGGRLVIVHAGTKDGFVPGADLIFATNLKRNQDYHGAMNSEKFQMWVKTQLIVGLRNIGPCVIVMDNAPYHCKLVEHQPTTKWRKDQLVSWLRQNGVSPPENATKDELQRLSNMNRSHLKRYIVDEMLHSEGHTVLRLPPYHSFFNAIEFVWSVAKQYYNKTVASRPGHGLDRATAVWKESLDQVTAEMWRNEVKHTEKKIVEFYNNEVRGLPEVEELVIHHGSSESEEEDEEDEEEEEEERREAEELAVPL, encoded by the exons atgaaagcaaattatgacacttatttgtacaagggctccgaaacatcattaagaagaattttgaaggccattggGTTTGTGTGGaataaaggtgatccctatgcgtatgttagagaaaatgaagacatttgttttaagagatcttgttttctgagggaatacatgcgtaataaggacagtgagaaaccaaaacctgttgttttcttggatgagacttggatttttatgaatg ggtcacccacatactcctggaataaaccacacaaatctggacatgatgttcaaggagtaattcgtcgacctgtgtctgagggaggaagactggttattgttcatgctggaacgaaggatggctttgtacctg gtgctgatttgatatttgctacaaacttgaagagaaatcaggattaccatggtgctatgaacagcgagaaatttcagatgtgggtgaagacgcaattaatcgtaggattaagaaatataggaccctgtgttattgtaatggataatgcaccatatcactgtaagcttgttgagcatcaaccaacaacgaaatggaggaaggatcaattagtg tcatggttaaggcagaatggagtttctccaccagaaaatgccacaaaagatgagctgcaaaggttgtctaatatgaatcgaagtcacttaaagag gtacattgttgacgagatgctgcacagtgaaggccatactgtcttacgacttcctccataccactcatttttcaatgccatcgaatttgtatggtctgtggcaaaacagtattataacaaaacagtggcttcaagacctggtcacggattggacagagctacagctgtgtggaaagaatctcttgatcag gtgacagcagagatgtggagaaatgaagtaaaacacactgagaagaagattgtcgagttctacaataatgaggtgagaggtcttcctgaagtggaggaactagtcattcatcatggaagcagtgaatcggaggaggaagatgaagaagatgaagaagaagaagaagaagaaagaagagaagccgaggagttagctgtaccattgtaa
- the LOC137500528 gene encoding uncharacterized protein isoform X2 — MKANYDTYLYKGSETSLRRILKAIGFVWNKGDPYAYVRENEDICFKRSCFLREYMRNKDSEKPKPVVFLDETWIFMNGSPTYSWNKPHKSGHDVQGVIRRPVSEGGRLVIVHAGTKDGFVPGADLIFATNLKRNQDYHGAMNSEKFQMWVKTQLIVGLRNIGPCVIVMDNAPYHCKLVEHQPTTKWRKDQLVSWLRQNGVSPPENATKDELQRLSNMNRSHLKRYIVDEMLHSEGHTVLRLPPYHSFFNAIEFVWSVAKQYYNKTVASRPGHGLDRATAVWKESLDQRCGEMK, encoded by the exons atgaaagcaaattatgacacttatttgtacaagggctccgaaacatcattaagaagaattttgaaggccattggGTTTGTGTGGaataaaggtgatccctatgcgtatgttagagaaaatgaagacatttgttttaagagatcttgttttctgagggaatacatgcgtaataaggacagtgagaaaccaaaacctgttgttttcttggatgagacttggatttttatgaatg ggtcacccacatactcctggaataaaccacacaaatctggacatgatgttcaaggagtaattcgtcgacctgtgtctgagggaggaagactggttattgttcatgctggaacgaaggatggctttgtacctg gtgctgatttgatatttgctacaaacttgaagagaaatcaggattaccatggtgctatgaacagcgagaaatttcagatgtgggtgaagacgcaattaatcgtaggattaagaaatataggaccctgtgttattgtaatggataatgcaccatatcactgtaagcttgttgagcatcaaccaacaacgaaatggaggaaggatcaattagtg tcatggttaaggcagaatggagtttctccaccagaaaatgccacaaaagatgagctgcaaaggttgtctaatatgaatcgaagtcacttaaagag gtacattgttgacgagatgctgcacagtgaaggccatactgtcttacgacttcctccataccactcatttttcaatgccatcgaatttgtatggtctgtggcaaaacagtattataacaaaacagtggcttcaagacctggtcacggattggacagagctacagctgtgtggaaagaatctcttgatcag agatgtggagaaatgaagtaa